One Choloepus didactylus isolate mChoDid1 chromosome 16, mChoDid1.pri, whole genome shotgun sequence DNA window includes the following coding sequences:
- the TXNDC2 gene encoding thioredoxin domain-containing protein 2 codes for MFQSKEGGIPKPSEVETQPRDGDIPKTSEKAIQPRKGNLEKPLENTIQPREGNSPKPLGKTIQPREGNSPKPLEKTIQPKEGKVLKPSELKTQTEEGNVLEPSEQIMKPNEGYVPKPSEKNIHPEESDILKISEQTTHPEEGDISKPLDTLHPKEGNIVKPSEQTTQTEEGDILEPSDTFQLEEGDFMKPSEQTTQPEEGDILKPSDTFHLEEGAISKPSEQTIQPEEGDVLQLTELTVETLEGDMVKVIQGKEDFEAALKDAGERLVAVDFSATWCGPCKAIKPLFHALSVKYDDVMFLEVDADECEELVTYCDVFSVPTFQFYKKEEKVGEFCGAIMDKLEATITELK; via the coding sequence ATGTTCCAGTCCAAGGAAGGTGGCATCCCAAAGCCCTCAGAAGTGGAAACCCAGCCTAGGGATGGTGACATCCCCAAAACCTCAGAAAAAGCCATCCAGCCCAGGAAAGGCAACTTAGAGAAGCCCTTAGAGAACACCATCCAGCCCAGGGAGGGCAACTCCCCGAAGCCCTTAGGGAAAACCATCCAGCCCAGAGAAGGCAACTCCCCGAAGCCCTTAGAGAAAACCATCCAGCCCAAGGAAGGCAAAGTGCTGAAACCTTCAGAACTAAAAACCCAGACTGAAGAAGGCAATGTCCTGGAGCCCTCAGAACAAATTATGAAGCCCAATGAAGGCTATGTCCCAAAGCCATCAGAAAAAAACATCCATCCTGAGGAAAGTGACATCCTGAAGATTTCAGAACAAACAACTCATCCTGAAGAAGGTGACATCTCAAAGCCCTTAGACACACTTCATCCCAAGGAGGGCAACATTGTGAAGCCCTCAGAACAAACAACCCAGACTGAAGAAGGTGACATCTTGGAGCCTTCAGACACATTCCAGCTTGAGGAAGGTGACTTCATGAAGCCCTCAGAACAAACAACCCAGCCTGAGGAAGGTGACATCCTGAAGCCCTCAGACACATTTCATCTTGAGGAAGGTGCTATCTCCAAGCCTTCAGAACAAACAATCCAGCCTGAGGAAGGTGATGTCCTGCAGCTCACAGAACTAACAGTGGAGACCCTGGAAGGAGACATGGTGAAAGTCATCCAGGGCAAGGAAGACTTTGAGGCCGCCCTCAAGGACGCTGGGGAAAGACTGGTGGCCGTGGACTTCTCGGCCACGTGGTGCGGGCCTTGCAAGGCCATCAAGCCCCTCTTCCATGCCCTGTCTGTGAAGTACGATGACGTGATGTTCCTGGAAGTGGATGCTGATGAGTGTGAGGAGCTCGTTACATACTGTGATGTCTTTTCTGTACCAACCTTTCAGTtctataaaaaagaagaaaaggtggGTGAGTTTTGTGGCGCCATTATGGATAAACTGGAAGCAACCATTACAGAATTAAAGTAA